The following coding sequences are from one Rhineura floridana isolate rRhiFlo1 chromosome 2, rRhiFlo1.hap2, whole genome shotgun sequence window:
- the LRFN5 gene encoding leucine-rich repeat and fibronectin type-III domain-containing protein 5 isoform X2: protein MEKLLLYLVFIGLAVKAQICPKRCVCQILSPNLATLCAKKGLLFVPPNIDRRTVELRLADNFVTSIKRKDFANMTSLVDLTLSRNTISFITPHAFADLRNLRALHLNSNRLTKITQDMLSGLLNLHHLILNNNQLTLIFSAAFDDVLALEELDLSYNNLETIPWDAVEKMVSLHTLSLDHNMIDSIPKGTFSHLHKMTRLDVTSNKLHKLPPDPLFQRAQVLATSGIISPSTFALSFGGNPLHCNCELLWLRRLSREDDLETCASPPLLSGRYFWSVPEEEFLCEPPLITRHTHELRVLEGQRATLRCKARGDPEPAIHWISPEGKLISNATRSLVYDNGTLDIHITTMKDTGSFTCIASNPAGEATQSVDLHIIKLPHIVNSTSHIQEPDPGSSDISTSTKSGSNTSSSNGETKISQDKKVVAAEATSSTALLKFNFQRNIPGIRMFQIQYNGTYDDSLVYRMIPPTSKTFLVNNLAAGTMYDLCVLAIYDDGITSLTATRVVGCIQFTTEQDYVRCHFMQSQFLGGTMIIIIGGIIVASVLVFIIILMIRYKVCNNGGHHKVTKVSNVYSQTNGAQAQPQQQQQQGCSGAAVPQPGSKQAVGHEESLQCCRVSNDSAAQSSDACPSQDSSSATSALPHTWTAGPSASQKLKRKPTPQPSSDPPPPSEGAATSLESQNTNRNNSTALQVASRAPDYAKGAPMYKRAQAKPKTGSSLKSPCHPPPPPLPPENVATNVCTRQKSIRFQLTED, encoded by the exons ATGGAAAAACTGCTTTTATATCTGGTGTTCATTGGCTTAGCGGTGAAGGCCCAGATCTGTCCGAAGCGCTGTGTGTGCCAGATCTTATCTCCCAATCTCGCAACACTTTGTGCAAAGAAAGGGCTGTTATTTGTCCCCCCCAACATCGACAGGAGGACCGTCGAACTGCGGCTGGCCGACAATTTCGTCACAAGCATCAAACGGAAAGATTTTGCTAACATGACCAGCCTGGTGGACTTGACACTCTCTAGGAATACAATTAGTTTTATCACCCCTCATGCGTTCGCAGACCTGCGCAACCTGAGGGCTTTGCACTTGAACAGCAACCGATTGACTAAAATCACGCAGGACATGCTGAGCGGGCTTTTAAATCTGCACCATTTGATACTCAACAACAACCAGCTGACTTTGATCTTCTCCGCTGCATTTGACGATGTCTTGGCCCTCGAGGAGCTGGATCTGTCGTACAACAACCTGGAGACGATTCCCTGGGATGCTGTGGAGAAGATGGTCAGCTTGCACACCCTCAGCTTGGACCACAACATGATTGACAGCATCCCCAAGGGGACCTTCTCCCACCTTCACAAGATGACCCGGCTGGATGTCACGTCCAATAAGCTGCATAAACTGCCCCCGGACCCTCTCTTCCAGAGGGCTCAAGTCCTGGCCACCTCAGGAATCATCAGCCCATCCACTTTTGCGCTGAGCTTTGGGGGGAACCCTTTGCATTGCAACTGCGAACTCCTGTGGCTCAGGCGCCTGTCCAGGGAGGATGACCTGGAGACGTGTgcatctccccctctcctgtcAGGCCGCTATTTCTGGTCAGTCCCGGAGGAGGAGTTCCTGTGTGAGCCCCCCCTCATCACTAGGCACACCCATGAGCTAAGGGTCCTGGAAGGGCAAAGAGCCACCCTGAGATGCAAAGCCCGTGGTGACCCGGAGCCTGCTATTCACTGGATTTCCCCGGAAGGCAAGCTGATTTCCAATGCAACACGGTCCTTGGTGTACGACAATGGCACTCTTGACATCCACATCACGACCATGAAGGATACAGGCTCTTTTACGTGCATTGCTTCCAACCCGGCAGGGGAAGCCACGCAGTCTGTGGACCTCCACATAATCAAACTGCCTCACATAGTGAACAGCACAAGCCACATCCAGGAGCCGGACCCTGGATCCTCGGACATCTCCACCTCCACTAAGTCTGGTTCTAACACAAGCAGCAGCAATGGGGAGACAAAAATCAGCCAGGACAAGAAGGTGGTGGCGGCGGAAGCCACGTCGTCCACTGCCCTGCTGAAATTTAACTTCCAAAGGAATATACCGGGGATACGTATGTTCCAAATTCAGTACAATGGGACGTATGATGACTCGCTTGTTTACAG AATGATCCCTCCCACGAGCAAAACCTTTCTGGTCAACAACTTGGCTGCTGGGACGATGTACGACTTGTGTGTCTTGGCGATCTACGATGATGGCATCACCTCCTTAACGGCCACCCGCGTCGTGGGCTGCATCCAGTTCACGACAGAGCAGGATTATGTGCGTTGCCATTTCATGCAGTCCCAGTTCCTGGGCGGGACCATGATCATCATCATTGGCGGGATCATCGTGGCCTCGGTGCTGGTCTTCATCATCATCCTCATGATCCGTTATAAGGTGTGTAACAATGGCGGCCACCACAAGGTGACCAAGGTCAGCAACGTTTACTCCCAGACCAACGGGGCGCAGGcccagccacagcagcagcagcagcaggggtgCAGCGGAGCCGCCGTGCCCCAGCCTGGGTCCAAGCAGGCCGTGGGGCACGAGGAGAGTCTGCAATGCTGCAGAGTCAGCAACGACAGTGCAGCGCAGTCGTCGGACGCCTGCCCCAGCCAGGACTCCTCCAGTGCTACCTCTGCTTTGCCTCACACGTGGACTGCGGGCCCTTCCGCTTCCCAAAAGCTGAAGCGTAAACCCACGCCACAGCCCAGCAGTGACCCACCGCCGCCAAGCGAAGGTGCCGCTACCAGTCTAGAGTCCCAGAACACTAACCGCAACAACTCCACTGCCCTGCAGGTGGCTAGCCGGGCCCCGGACTATGCCAAGGGGGCTCCCATGTACAAAAGAGCACAAGCCAAGCCAA AAACTGGCAGTAGCCTGAAGAGTCcttgccatcctcctcctcctcctctgcctcctgaAAACGTGGCCACTAACGTTTGCACACGACAAAAATCCATTCGATTTCAACTCACCGAAGACTGA
- the LRFN5 gene encoding leucine-rich repeat and fibronectin type-III domain-containing protein 5 isoform X3, producing the protein MEKLLLYLVFIGLAVKAQICPKRCVCQILSPNLATLCAKKGLLFVPPNIDRRTVELRLADNFVTSIKRKDFANMTSLVDLTLSRNTISFITPHAFADLRNLRALHLNSNRLTKITQDMLSGLLNLHHLILNNNQLTLIFSAAFDDVLALEELDLSYNNLETIPWDAVEKMVSLHTLSLDHNMIDSIPKGTFSHLHKMTRLDVTSNKLHKLPPDPLFQRAQVLATSGIISPSTFALSFGGNPLHCNCELLWLRRLSREDDLETCASPPLLSGRYFWSVPEEEFLCEPPLITRHTHELRVLEGQRATLRCKARGDPEPAIHWISPEGKLISNATRSLVYDNGTLDIHITTMKDTGSFTCIASNPAGEATQSVDLHIIKLPHIVNSTSHIQEPDPGSSDISTSTKSGSNTSSSNGETKISQDKKVVAAEATSSTALLKFNFQRNIPGIRMFQIQYNGTYDDSLVYRMIPPTSKTFLVNNLAAGTMYDLCVLAIYDDGITSLTATRVVGCIQFTTEQDYVRCHFMQSQFLGGTMIIIIGGIIVASVLVFIIILMIRYKKLAVA; encoded by the exons ATGGAAAAACTGCTTTTATATCTGGTGTTCATTGGCTTAGCGGTGAAGGCCCAGATCTGTCCGAAGCGCTGTGTGTGCCAGATCTTATCTCCCAATCTCGCAACACTTTGTGCAAAGAAAGGGCTGTTATTTGTCCCCCCCAACATCGACAGGAGGACCGTCGAACTGCGGCTGGCCGACAATTTCGTCACAAGCATCAAACGGAAAGATTTTGCTAACATGACCAGCCTGGTGGACTTGACACTCTCTAGGAATACAATTAGTTTTATCACCCCTCATGCGTTCGCAGACCTGCGCAACCTGAGGGCTTTGCACTTGAACAGCAACCGATTGACTAAAATCACGCAGGACATGCTGAGCGGGCTTTTAAATCTGCACCATTTGATACTCAACAACAACCAGCTGACTTTGATCTTCTCCGCTGCATTTGACGATGTCTTGGCCCTCGAGGAGCTGGATCTGTCGTACAACAACCTGGAGACGATTCCCTGGGATGCTGTGGAGAAGATGGTCAGCTTGCACACCCTCAGCTTGGACCACAACATGATTGACAGCATCCCCAAGGGGACCTTCTCCCACCTTCACAAGATGACCCGGCTGGATGTCACGTCCAATAAGCTGCATAAACTGCCCCCGGACCCTCTCTTCCAGAGGGCTCAAGTCCTGGCCACCTCAGGAATCATCAGCCCATCCACTTTTGCGCTGAGCTTTGGGGGGAACCCTTTGCATTGCAACTGCGAACTCCTGTGGCTCAGGCGCCTGTCCAGGGAGGATGACCTGGAGACGTGTgcatctccccctctcctgtcAGGCCGCTATTTCTGGTCAGTCCCGGAGGAGGAGTTCCTGTGTGAGCCCCCCCTCATCACTAGGCACACCCATGAGCTAAGGGTCCTGGAAGGGCAAAGAGCCACCCTGAGATGCAAAGCCCGTGGTGACCCGGAGCCTGCTATTCACTGGATTTCCCCGGAAGGCAAGCTGATTTCCAATGCAACACGGTCCTTGGTGTACGACAATGGCACTCTTGACATCCACATCACGACCATGAAGGATACAGGCTCTTTTACGTGCATTGCTTCCAACCCGGCAGGGGAAGCCACGCAGTCTGTGGACCTCCACATAATCAAACTGCCTCACATAGTGAACAGCACAAGCCACATCCAGGAGCCGGACCCTGGATCCTCGGACATCTCCACCTCCACTAAGTCTGGTTCTAACACAAGCAGCAGCAATGGGGAGACAAAAATCAGCCAGGACAAGAAGGTGGTGGCGGCGGAAGCCACGTCGTCCACTGCCCTGCTGAAATTTAACTTCCAAAGGAATATACCGGGGATACGTATGTTCCAAATTCAGTACAATGGGACGTATGATGACTCGCTTGTTTACAG AATGATCCCTCCCACGAGCAAAACCTTTCTGGTCAACAACTTGGCTGCTGGGACGATGTACGACTTGTGTGTCTTGGCGATCTACGATGATGGCATCACCTCCTTAACGGCCACCCGCGTCGTGGGCTGCATCCAGTTCACGACAGAGCAGGATTATGTGCGTTGCCATTTCATGCAGTCCCAGTTCCTGGGCGGGACCATGATCATCATCATTGGCGGGATCATCGTGGCCTCGGTGCTGGTCTTCATCATCATCCTCATGATCCGTTATAAG AAACTGGCAGTAGCCTGA
- the LRFN5 gene encoding leucine-rich repeat and fibronectin type-III domain-containing protein 5 isoform X1, translating to MEKLLLYLVFIGLAVKAQICPKRCVCQILSPNLATLCAKKGLLFVPPNIDRRTVELRLADNFVTSIKRKDFANMTSLVDLTLSRNTISFITPHAFADLRNLRALHLNSNRLTKITQDMLSGLLNLHHLILNNNQLTLIFSAAFDDVLALEELDLSYNNLETIPWDAVEKMVSLHTLSLDHNMIDSIPKGTFSHLHKMTRLDVTSNKLHKLPPDPLFQRAQVLATSGIISPSTFALSFGGNPLHCNCELLWLRRLSREDDLETCASPPLLSGRYFWSVPEEEFLCEPPLITRHTHELRVLEGQRATLRCKARGDPEPAIHWISPEGKLISNATRSLVYDNGTLDIHITTMKDTGSFTCIASNPAGEATQSVDLHIIKLPHIVNSTSHIQEPDPGSSDISTSTKSGSNTSSSNGETKISQDKKVVAAEATSSTALLKFNFQRNIPGIRMFQIQYNGTYDDSLVYRMIPPTSKTFLVNNLAAGTMYDLCVLAIYDDGITSLTATRVVGCIQFTTEQDYVRCHFMQSQFLGGTMIIIIGGIIVASVLVFIIILMIRYKVCNNGGHHKVTKVSNVYSQTNGAQAQPQQQQQQGCSGAAVPQPGSKQAVGHEESLQCCRVSNDSAAQSSDACPSQDSSSATSALPHTWTAGPSASQKLKRKPTPQPSSDPPPPSEGAATSLESQNTNRNNSTALQVASRAPDYAKGAPMYKRAQAKPSKFLTLPADPSRAKRRYSLSGELTECHCYINSPNPSGFWSKRSLSVNGMLMQRDCSDVDSGKATFSSSEWILESTV from the exons ATGGAAAAACTGCTTTTATATCTGGTGTTCATTGGCTTAGCGGTGAAGGCCCAGATCTGTCCGAAGCGCTGTGTGTGCCAGATCTTATCTCCCAATCTCGCAACACTTTGTGCAAAGAAAGGGCTGTTATTTGTCCCCCCCAACATCGACAGGAGGACCGTCGAACTGCGGCTGGCCGACAATTTCGTCACAAGCATCAAACGGAAAGATTTTGCTAACATGACCAGCCTGGTGGACTTGACACTCTCTAGGAATACAATTAGTTTTATCACCCCTCATGCGTTCGCAGACCTGCGCAACCTGAGGGCTTTGCACTTGAACAGCAACCGATTGACTAAAATCACGCAGGACATGCTGAGCGGGCTTTTAAATCTGCACCATTTGATACTCAACAACAACCAGCTGACTTTGATCTTCTCCGCTGCATTTGACGATGTCTTGGCCCTCGAGGAGCTGGATCTGTCGTACAACAACCTGGAGACGATTCCCTGGGATGCTGTGGAGAAGATGGTCAGCTTGCACACCCTCAGCTTGGACCACAACATGATTGACAGCATCCCCAAGGGGACCTTCTCCCACCTTCACAAGATGACCCGGCTGGATGTCACGTCCAATAAGCTGCATAAACTGCCCCCGGACCCTCTCTTCCAGAGGGCTCAAGTCCTGGCCACCTCAGGAATCATCAGCCCATCCACTTTTGCGCTGAGCTTTGGGGGGAACCCTTTGCATTGCAACTGCGAACTCCTGTGGCTCAGGCGCCTGTCCAGGGAGGATGACCTGGAGACGTGTgcatctccccctctcctgtcAGGCCGCTATTTCTGGTCAGTCCCGGAGGAGGAGTTCCTGTGTGAGCCCCCCCTCATCACTAGGCACACCCATGAGCTAAGGGTCCTGGAAGGGCAAAGAGCCACCCTGAGATGCAAAGCCCGTGGTGACCCGGAGCCTGCTATTCACTGGATTTCCCCGGAAGGCAAGCTGATTTCCAATGCAACACGGTCCTTGGTGTACGACAATGGCACTCTTGACATCCACATCACGACCATGAAGGATACAGGCTCTTTTACGTGCATTGCTTCCAACCCGGCAGGGGAAGCCACGCAGTCTGTGGACCTCCACATAATCAAACTGCCTCACATAGTGAACAGCACAAGCCACATCCAGGAGCCGGACCCTGGATCCTCGGACATCTCCACCTCCACTAAGTCTGGTTCTAACACAAGCAGCAGCAATGGGGAGACAAAAATCAGCCAGGACAAGAAGGTGGTGGCGGCGGAAGCCACGTCGTCCACTGCCCTGCTGAAATTTAACTTCCAAAGGAATATACCGGGGATACGTATGTTCCAAATTCAGTACAATGGGACGTATGATGACTCGCTTGTTTACAG AATGATCCCTCCCACGAGCAAAACCTTTCTGGTCAACAACTTGGCTGCTGGGACGATGTACGACTTGTGTGTCTTGGCGATCTACGATGATGGCATCACCTCCTTAACGGCCACCCGCGTCGTGGGCTGCATCCAGTTCACGACAGAGCAGGATTATGTGCGTTGCCATTTCATGCAGTCCCAGTTCCTGGGCGGGACCATGATCATCATCATTGGCGGGATCATCGTGGCCTCGGTGCTGGTCTTCATCATCATCCTCATGATCCGTTATAAGGTGTGTAACAATGGCGGCCACCACAAGGTGACCAAGGTCAGCAACGTTTACTCCCAGACCAACGGGGCGCAGGcccagccacagcagcagcagcagcaggggtgCAGCGGAGCCGCCGTGCCCCAGCCTGGGTCCAAGCAGGCCGTGGGGCACGAGGAGAGTCTGCAATGCTGCAGAGTCAGCAACGACAGTGCAGCGCAGTCGTCGGACGCCTGCCCCAGCCAGGACTCCTCCAGTGCTACCTCTGCTTTGCCTCACACGTGGACTGCGGGCCCTTCCGCTTCCCAAAAGCTGAAGCGTAAACCCACGCCACAGCCCAGCAGTGACCCACCGCCGCCAAGCGAAGGTGCCGCTACCAGTCTAGAGTCCCAGAACACTAACCGCAACAACTCCACTGCCCTGCAGGTGGCTAGCCGGGCCCCGGACTATGCCAAGGGGGCTCCCATGTACAAAAGAGCACAAGCCAAGCCAAGTAAGTTCCTCACTTTGCCAGCCGACCCGTCCCGGGCAAAGCGCAGGTACTCCCTGAGTGGAGAATTAACGGAATGCCATTGTTATATTAACTCCCCGAATCCAAGTGGATTTTGGTCTAAGAGGAGCCTGTCTGTGAACGGGATGCTAATGCAGAGAGACTGTTCTGATGTGGATAGTGGCAAAGCAACTTTCTCAAGTTCTGAGTGGATATTGGAAAGCACTGTGTGA